From Apis mellifera strain DH4 linkage group LG5, Amel_HAv3.1, whole genome shotgun sequence, the proteins below share one genomic window:
- the LOC411062 gene encoding cyclin-K yields the protein MPCWYYEKKELRNTPSIQDGIDYETECRYRKEGARFIIDTGTKMDLGYNTMATGVVYFHRFYMFHSFKNFPRYVTACCCLLLAGKVEETPKKCKDIIRTAKSLLSEQKFMTFGEDPKEEVMTLERILLQTIKFDLQVEHPYSYLLKYAKCLKGDKNKLQKMVQMAWTFVNDSLCTTLSLQWEPEIIAVALMYLAGKLSKFEVVDWNGRQPKHLRWWDMFVEDVTMDLLEDICHQVLDLYSQANNTKPPDSPPLTPSNEPCRDRTITAPPTESASTTPNVTPGKVTKVEAAAVSSNGCLTTDTTDSIKPMDVPTHFPTYPANYAPSNINININYPPAFPPANVSVPPPPVNTMNHIVPPMHHMGSSGTTRPAPPAPTTTPAPFQPYPYPTNASYFPPNNPVPPAPTPRTYYPPQP from the exons ATGCCATGCTGGTattatgagaaaaaagaaCTCCGAAATACACCATCTATTCAAGATGGAATTGATTATGAAACAGAATGCAGATATAGAAAAGAGGGTGcaagatttattattgatacagGTACAAAAATGGATTTAGGATATAATACAATGGCAACTGGAGTTGTTTATTTTCatagattttatatgtttcattcatttaaaaattttccaagatat gTTACTGCATGCTGTTGTTTACTTCTGGCAGGAAAAGTAGAAGAAACACctaaaaaatgtaaagatataataagaacTGCAAAATCTTTGTTGAGTGAGCAAAAATTTATGACATTTGGAGAAGATCCAAAA gaaGAAGTTATGACattagaaagaattttgttacaaactattaaatttgatttacaaGTTGAACATCCATATAGTTACTtgttaaaatatgcaaaatgcCTGAAag gtgataaaaataaattacaaaaaatggtTCAAATGGCTTGGACATTTGTTAATGATAG TTTATGTACAACATTATCCCTGCAATGGGAACCAGAAATTATAGCTGTTGCTCTCATGTATTTGGCTGGAAAACTTAGTAAATTTGAAGTGGTAGATTGGAATGGAAGGCAACCAAAACATTTACGTTGGTGGGATATGTTTGTTGAGGATGTTACTATGGATCTTCTAGAAG atatatgTCATCAagtattagatttatattcaCAAGCTAACAACACAAAGCCACCAGATTCACCACCATTGACACCATCTAATGAACCATGTAGAGATAGAACTATAACAGCACCTCCTACAGAATCAGCATCTACTACACCAAAtg TTACACCAGGAAAAGTTACTAAAGTTGAAGCAGCTGCAGTCTCTTCAAATGGATGTTTAACTACAGATACTACAGATTCAATCAAACCAATGGATGTGCCAACACATTTTCCAACATATCCAGCCAATTATGCAcctagtaatattaatatcaatattaattatccacCAGCATTTCCCCCAGCAAATGTTTCtgtacctcctcctcctgtaaATACAATGAATCATATTGTTCCACCAATGCATCATATGGGTTCCTCTGGTACCACTAGACCTGCACCACCTGCTCCTACTACAACACCGGCACCATTTCAACCATATCCTTATCCTACAAATGCCTCATATTTTCCTCCAAATAATCCAGTACCTCCAGCACCTACACCGCGTACATATTATCCACCACAACCTTAA
- the LOC552102 gene encoding proteasome assembly chaperone 1, which produces MATFFGEVVFPVSRAFWDEEDENRAIDYSVNQFELSIQWLKEKPLAIDTLIIVEGEMLIDFSKECLCPNSKEICFVEDEKQKKIYTIYEISDKVYLGIVSSHFDVKLSGKLVEKLSDIILSAKSTICITCRHVSQFKNKNTPTIPSFLRMLTTENGKNICKLKETFLEQPNIIYGVAAGVLSYAQIMELPAVLYILYTDSFVLDSLSAEPLLKLFSTMNCTLHDVRFSGKDFFNKGNLYM; this is translated from the exons ATGGCAACTTTTTTTGGTGAAGTAGTATTTCCAGTTTCACGAGCATTTTGGgatgaagaagatgaaaatagAGCTATTGATTATTCAGTTaatcaatt CGAATTATCTATTCAATggttaaaagaaaaaccaCTTGCAATTGATACTTTAATTATAGTTGAAGGCGAAATGCTAAttg atttttcaaaagaatgtTTGTGTCCaaattctaaagaaatatGTTTCGTGGAAGATGaaaagcaaaagaaaatatatacaatttatgaaATCAGTGATAAAGTTTATTTAGGTATTGTGTCTTCTCATTTTGATGTAAAATTATCAGGAAAACTTGTGGAAAAA TTGAGTGACATTATATTAAGTGCAAAAAGTACAATTTGTATAACATGTCGTCATGTAtcacaatttaaaaacaaaaatacacCAACAATACCATCTTTCTTAAGGATGTTAACTAcagagaatggaaaaaatatttgcaaattgaaAGAAACATTTCTAGAGCaaccaaatattatatatggagTAGCAGCAGGAg tattgtCATATGCTCAAATTATGGAACTACCtgcagttttatatattttatatacagatAGTTTTGTATTGGATTCATTATCTGCAGAaccacttttaaaattattttcaacaatgaaTTGTACATTACATGATGTTAGATTTTctggaaaagatttttttaataaaggcaATCTTTACATGTAA